From one Mesomycoplasma ovipneumoniae genomic stretch:
- a CDS encoding DNA topoisomerase (ATP-hydrolyzing) has translation MSKNFDLIINSKLDQILAEKFTRYSKYIIQNRAIPDVRDGLKPVQRRILYSMWQLGLKNTKNYKKSARVVGDVIGKFHPHGDSSIYDALVRLSQEWKINIPLVEMHGNKGSIDDDPPAAMRYTEVRLAQISEHLLELLSKNVVNFYPNFDDSEKEPTVLPAIFPNLLINGAIGIASGFATEIPPHNLVEVIQAVILMIKNPLITNAQISKVILGPDFPTGGIVYGKAGILDAFETGKGKIQISSSYKISEKNKQKVIEISSVPFGISKANLIQQIDTIRFEEKISGIKEVIDQSDQNGVLIFVELEKDANAELILNYLLQKTDMQIYYSYNSVAICNNSPKLLSIKEMIAYFLEHLRKVKLGEFNYELFKSKKRLEIIEGFLKVADITNEVIEIIRKSDNSKAGVIADLVKYLNFTEVQAEAIASMRLYRLSKIEQQSFLNESKTLAQNIEEFQKLIENKEEFDLHLISMLENFAKIYGSPRKTKIVDKELQVKINHQDLIKDEQFYFWVSKSGLFKKMNIKNHAVEEIEKIQLPSEDFFVFQGKINQRQKGLFLTNKGDVGMLLAHQLEELTLKNNPNNLKISLGLKNDHELINSFFLDDLDSNYFLLFITKFGYAKRMQLKEIAKIRPNNMINCFKPKEGDELISIFLENKLKNIVLITSHNRALKISASDVPIYGRISSGVKILKLQKNEKIVASVLINSSEEIAVIDNYSRFEKIASEKLHFGNRTIAPKSFDSKLDFSIIPKSVEIYSENLQVFDFDTTLKVVPIQKFINFDPNPKKNYKLFLTANKNNENLPNFIEQNQANSSKILKTKLQEISEIDINLILEKIEKE, from the coding sequence ATGAGTAAAAATTTCGATTTAATCATTAACTCCAAGTTAGATCAAATTTTGGCTGAAAAATTTACGCGCTACTCAAAATATATAATTCAAAACAGAGCAATTCCCGATGTTCGCGATGGACTAAAACCTGTTCAGAGAAGAATTCTTTATTCAATGTGGCAGCTAGGCCTAAAAAATACTAAAAATTACAAAAAATCAGCCAGAGTTGTCGGAGATGTAATCGGTAAATTTCACCCTCACGGAGATTCATCGATTTATGATGCACTAGTTCGGCTGTCTCAAGAGTGAAAAATTAACATTCCACTTGTAGAAATGCACGGAAATAAAGGCTCAATTGATGATGACCCCCCCGCTGCAATGAGGTATACCGAAGTTAGACTAGCCCAAATTAGTGAACATTTACTTGAATTATTATCAAAAAATGTCGTAAATTTCTATCCTAATTTTGATGATAGTGAAAAAGAGCCCACGGTTTTACCAGCAATTTTTCCTAACTTGTTAATTAACGGGGCAATCGGAATTGCAAGTGGTTTTGCTACCGAAATACCTCCTCATAATTTAGTTGAAGTTATCCAAGCTGTAATTTTAATGATCAAAAATCCTTTAATTACAAACGCCCAAATTTCAAAAGTTATTTTAGGCCCTGATTTTCCCACTGGCGGAATAGTTTATGGAAAAGCCGGAATTTTAGATGCTTTTGAAACCGGAAAAGGAAAAATTCAAATCTCATCATCATACAAAATTTCTGAAAAAAACAAGCAAAAAGTGATCGAAATTTCCTCTGTTCCTTTTGGAATTTCAAAGGCTAACTTGATTCAACAAATCGATACAATTCGATTTGAAGAAAAAATTAGCGGAATTAAAGAGGTTATTGACCAATCTGATCAGAACGGCGTGCTTATTTTTGTTGAACTTGAAAAAGATGCAAACGCCGAATTAATTCTTAATTATTTGTTGCAAAAAACAGATATGCAAATTTATTATTCCTATAATTCGGTAGCAATTTGTAATAATTCACCAAAATTACTATCAATTAAAGAAATGATTGCTTATTTTCTTGAGCATTTAAGAAAAGTTAAACTAGGTGAATTTAATTATGAACTTTTTAAAAGCAAAAAAAGGCTTGAAATTATAGAAGGTTTTTTAAAAGTTGCCGATATAACTAATGAAGTAATTGAAATTATTCGTAAATCTGATAATTCAAAAGCGGGCGTAATTGCTGATTTAGTTAAATATTTAAATTTTACCGAAGTTCAAGCTGAAGCAATTGCTTCGATGCGTTTGTATAGATTATCTAAAATTGAACAGCAGTCATTTTTAAATGAATCAAAAACTTTAGCCCAAAACATTGAAGAATTTCAAAAACTTATTGAAAATAAGGAAGAATTTGATCTTCATTTAATTTCTATGCTTGAAAATTTTGCTAAGATTTATGGTTCTCCACGAAAAACTAAAATAGTTGACAAAGAATTGCAAGTAAAAATCAACCATCAAGATTTAATTAAGGATGAACAGTTTTATTTTTGAGTTTCTAAGAGTGGCCTTTTTAAAAAAATGAACATAAAAAATCATGCAGTCGAGGAAATTGAAAAAATTCAGTTACCTTCAGAAGATTTTTTTGTTTTTCAAGGTAAAATTAATCAACGTCAAAAAGGACTTTTTTTAACAAATAAAGGTGATGTTGGGATGTTGTTAGCTCATCAACTTGAAGAATTAACATTAAAAAATAACCCCAATAACTTAAAAATTTCTCTTGGCCTTAAAAATGATCACGAATTAATTAATTCTTTTTTTCTTGATGACCTAGATTCTAATTATTTTTTGCTTTTTATAACTAAATTTGGTTATGCAAAAAGAATGCAACTAAAAGAAATAGCAAAAATTAGACCAAATAATATGATAAATTGCTTTAAACCCAAAGAAGGTGATGAATTAATTAGCATTTTTTTAGAAAATAAATTAAAAAACATCGTTTTAATCACGTCACACAATCGCGCACTAAAAATAAGTGCTTCAGATGTTCCAATTTATGGTCGTATTTCTTCAGGTGTAAAAATTTTAAAACTTCAAAAAAATGAAAAAATTGTTGCATCTGTTTTAATTAATTCTTCTGAGGAAATCGCAGTTATTGATAATTATTCGCGTTTTGAAAAAATTGCATCAGAAAAACTTCATTTTGGTAACAGAACAATTGCTCCAAAAAGCTTTGATTCAAAACTTGATTTTTCTATAATTCCAAAAAGTGTCGAAATTTATAGTGAAAATTTGCAAGTTTTCGATTTTGACACCACTTTAAAGGTTGTTCCAATCCAAAAATTTATCAATTTTGACCCTAATCCTAAAAAAAATTATAAATTATTTTTAACAGCTAATAAAAATAACGAAAATTTACCAAATTTTATTGAACAAAATCAAGCAAATTCTAGTAAGATTTTAAAGACTAAACTTCAAGAAATAAGTGAAATTGACATAAATTTAATTCTTGAAAAGATTGAAAAGGAATAA